A single Oryza brachyantha chromosome 8, ObraRS2, whole genome shotgun sequence DNA region contains:
- the LOC107304817 gene encoding 7-deoxyloganetin glucosyltransferase-like, with product MARPHAVVVPYPGSGNINPALQLAKLLHGHGVYVTFVSTEHNHRRAAAAQGAAAVRGRDGFRFETIPDGLQEADRDAADDYDLGLSVATSRRCAAPLRELVVRLNNAADGASGPPPVTCMVFTALMSFALEVAREMGLPTMVLWGCSAPSLMTHMRIRELRERGYVPLKDESMLTNGHLAETIIDWIPGMPPISLGDISSFVRTTDPDDFGLRFNETEAHNCAKAGALVLNTFDDLDADVLDALRAEFPRIFTVGPLGTLLDAGAGDGDGGAGALSLWKRDTECLAWLGAREPGSVVYVNFGSLTVLTPEQLVEFAWGLAATGRPFLWVIRENLVRGGGGGAAPAAAMMLPEEFFAATEGRRCLASWCPQEQVLRHRAVGCFVTHSGWNSTCESVAAGVPMVCWPVFADQYTNCKYACEVWGVGARLDEEVRREQVAGHVERVMESEGMRRAAARWKAKAEEAARHGGSSHDNLQRMVKAIKSFVSEA from the exons ATGGCGAGGCCGCACGCCGTGGTGGTGCCCTACCCGGGCTCCGGCAACATCAACCCGGCGCTGCAGCTCGCCAAGCTGCTGCACGGCCACGGCGTGTACGTCACCTTCGTCAGCACCGAGCACAACCaccgccgcgcggcggcggcgcagggcgccgccgccgtgcgcggcCGCGACGGGTTCCGCTTCGAGACCATCCCGGACGGCCTGCAGGAGGCCGaccgcgacgccgccgacgactACGACCTCGGCCTGTCCGTGGCCACCAGCCGCCGGTGCGCGGCGCCGCTCAGGGAGCTCGTGGTGCGGCTCAACAACGCCGCGGACGGCGCAAgcgggccgccgccggtgacgtGCATGGTGTTCACGGCGCTGATGAGCTTCGCGCTGGAGGTGGCGCGGGAGATGGGGCTGCCGACCATGGTGCTCTGGGGCTgcagcgcgccgtcgctgatGACGCACATGAGGATCCGGGAGCTCCGGGAGAGAGGCTACGTCCCACTCAAAG ACGAGAGCATGCTCACCAATGGCCACCTCGCCGAGACGATCATCGACTGGATCCCCGGCATGCCGCCGATCAGCCTCGGCGACATCTCCAGCTTCGTCCGCACCACCGACCCCGACGACTTCGGCCTCCGATTCAACGAGACGGAGGCCCACAACTGCGCCAAGGCCGGCGCCCTCGTCCTCAACACCTTCGACGACCTCGACGCTGATGTCCTCGACGCCCTCCGCGCCGAGTTCCCGCGCATCTTCACCGTTGGCCCTTTGGGCACCCtgctcgacgccggcgccggcgacggcgacggcggcgccggggcacTGAGCCTGTGGAAGCGCGACACCGAGTGCCTCGCGTGGCTGGGCGCGCGGGAGCCTGGCTCCGTCGTGTACGTCAACTTCGGTAGCCTCACGGTGCTGACGCCGGAGCAGCTCGTCGAGTTCGCGTGGGGCCTCGCGGCGACCGGCCGCCCGTTCCTCTGGGTCATCCGGGAGAACCTCGTccgtggcggtggtggcggtgcggcgccggcggcggccatgatGCTGCCGGAGGAGTTCTTCGCGGCCAcggaggggcggcggtgcCTGGCGTCGTGGTGCCCGCAGGAGCAGGTGCTGCGCCACCGCGCCGTGGGCTGCTTCGTGACGCACAGCGGGTGGAACTCGACGTGCGagagcgtcgccgccggcgtgccgaTGGTGTGCTGGCCGGTGTTCGCGGACCAGTACACCAACTGCAAGTACGCCTGCGAGGTGTGGGGCGTCGGCGCGCGGCTCGACGAGGAGGTGAGGCGGGAGCAGGTCGCCGGCCACGTCGAGCGGGTCATGGAGTCGGAGGGGATGCGGCGTGCCGCGGCGAGGTGGAAGGCGAAGGCGGAGGAAGCAGCGCGCCATGGCGGGTCGTCGCACGACAACCTGCAGAGAATGGTGAAAGCGATCAAGTCTTTCGTCTCTGAAGCTTAA